One Glycine max cultivar Williams 82 chromosome 4, Glycine_max_v4.0, whole genome shotgun sequence DNA segment encodes these proteins:
- the LOC102665781 gene encoding pentatricopeptide repeat-containing protein At1g18485 produces MKPRLSEDNFVTCALKDMYAKCGCLEQSRNIFDRVNEKDEAVWNVIIAGYGIHGHVLKAIELFGLMQNKGCRPDSFTFLGVLIACNHAGLVTEGLKYLGQMQSLYGVKPKLEHYACVVDMLGRAGQLNEALKLVNEMPDEPDSGIWSSLLSSCRNYGDLEIGEEVSRKLLELEPNKAENYVLLSNLYAGLGKWDEVRKVQQRMKENGLYKDAGCSWIEIGGKVYRFLVSDGSLSESKKIQQTWIKLEKKKAKLDINPTQVVCS; encoded by the coding sequence ATGAAACCTCGTCTTTCTGAGGATAACTTTGTTACTTGTGCATTAAAAGACATGTATGCTAAATGTGGATGCTTGGAACAATCTCGGAACATTTTTGACAGGGTaaatgagaaggatgaagcAGTATGGAATGTTATAATTGCAGGATATGGTATCCATGGACATGTGCTGAAGGCTATTGAGCTGTTTGGATTAATGCAAAATAAAGGATGCAGACCGGATTCTTTTACATTTCTGGGAGTGCTAATTGCCTGTAACCATGCTGGCTTAGTAACAGAAGGATTAAAATATCTTGGTCAAATGCAGAGTTTGTATGGCGTAAAGCCAAAGTTAGAGCATTATGCTTGTGTGGTGGATATGCTTGGTCGAGCAGGGCAACTGAATGAAGCTTTAAAGCTTGTAAATGAGATGCCAGATGAGCCAGATTCAGGGATATGGAGTTCATTGCTCAGTTCCTGTAGGAACTACGGGGATTTGGAAATTGGAGAGGAAGTTTCCAGAAAGTTATTAGAGTTGGAACCAAATAAAGCAGAAAATTATGTATTGCTATCAAACTTGTATGCTGGATTAGGAAAGTGGGATGAGGTGAGAAAGGTACAGCAGAGAATGAAGGAGAATGGCCTATATAAAGATGCAGGCTGCAGTTGGATTGAAATAGGAGGAAAGGTTTATAGATTTCTTGTTAGTGATGGATCACTTTCGGAATCAAAAAAGATTCAGCAGACTTGGATtaaattggagaaaaaaaaagcaaaattggATATAAACCCGACACAAGTTGTGTGCTCATGA